The following proteins come from a genomic window of Rhinoraja longicauda isolate Sanriku21f chromosome 4, sRhiLon1.1, whole genome shotgun sequence:
- the crhb gene encoding corticotropin releasing hormone b: MKTPVLLCSAVLLVALIPSDDCRHLLKPASTKNRPGPQSELQRFVPLVGDRFLEEYLKALAEAYSNPTYPAPRLFEVVPPGGAFQVPLVQFQRNLHGKVGDLNDALDKYQDLVDAMLERGKRRGSPLLSLNVPLHVLNKLIAIAKVEQMARQAEENKKIMDAVGK, encoded by the coding sequence ATGAAGACCCCCGTCTTGCTTTGCTCGGCTGTGCTCCTGGTTGCGTTGATACCCAGCGATGACTGTCGGCATTTGCTGAAGCCTGCATCAACTAAAAACCGCCCTGGGCCGCAATCGGAGCTGCAACGTTTCGTTCCACTGGTCGGGGATCGCTTCCTGGAGGAATACCTTAAAGCACTGGCCGAAGCGTACAGTAACCCAACTTACCCTGCTCCACGTCTATTTGAGGTAGTCCCCCCCGGCGGAGCTTTCCAAGTGCCACTGGTCCAGTTCCAGCGCAACCTACATGGTAAAGTTGGAGACTTGAATGACGCTTTGGACAAATACCAAGATTTAGTGGATGCGATGTTAGAAAGAGGAAAAAGGCGCGGTTCGCCTctcctttcccttaatgtacctcTGCATGTTCTAAATAAACTGATCGCGATAGCTAAAGTGGAGCAAATGGCCAGGCAAGCGGAGGAAAACAAGAAAATAATGGATGCAGTCGGGAAATAG